A segment of the Oscillatoria sp. FACHB-1406 genome:
CAATTTGTCGGGATTGTCGGACAAAGCGGCGCGGGCAAAAGTACGCTCGTGAAGTTACTTGCACGCCTTTATAATCTCGAAACCGGACGTATTTTTATCGATGGTTACGATATTGCCAAAGTTGAGTTATATTCGCTGCGGCGGCAAATTGGTGTCGTTCCTCAAGATACTTTACTGTTTGATGGAACCGTGCAAGATAATATTGCGATTAATAATCCCGATGCGAGTACCGATGAAATTATCGAAGCGGCACAAATTGCCGCCGCTCACGATTTTATTATGGGATTGCCGAATGGATATAATACCCGCGTTGGGGAGCGCGGGGCGGGGCTTTCTGGGGGACAGAGACAGCGAATCGCGATCGCGCGCACAATCCTGCAAAGCCCGGAAATGGTCGTTCTCGACGAAGCCACCAGCGCCCTCGATTACACCACCGAACGGCAACTTTGTTCCAACCTCGCCGAAGCATTTGCCGAACGCACTGTTTTATTTGTCACTCACCGTCTCGCTACCATTAAGAATGCCGATATCATCGTCATGATGGATAAAGGGGCTGTCGTTGAAGTCGGTTCTCACGACGATTTAATGGGATTGCGCGGGCGATATTATTCCTTGTATCAGCAACAAGAAGCCGCGCGATAAAACCCACTACTCCTCATCCTTAGAGCGGGTCAGAGAGCAAACGCAATTAATTTTTAATGGATTATTTTGAATCACTTTACCCACCCCTAAACTTCGGCGAGCATTGCTGATTTAAAATTCTCTCTTTAACTTAAAGAAATTGCAGCAATTCCCACCCGACGACTCTTGCCCCCAGTCTTTCTTCGTCGCAGCGCGCACCTTGACTATAATGCCTATAATAGGAAGAACGACCCGGATTTAACTGGAGTGTTTTATATGGTTTCATCAGAACTCATCTCGACCTTGAAAAAGCTAAGTCGTTCGGATAAATTTCAGATCGTGCAAATCCTCATTTCGGAACTCGCACAACAAGAATCAGAACTAATTCAGCCCAACCAATCATATCCAATCTGGTCGCCCTACGATGCGTTTGAGGCAGCAGATACGATGTTGAAAGTGTTAAATGCAGCTAAGTAGGAAGGCATAAAAAAAGTTAATAAGATATGTAGGGGCGGGTTTACCTCACATTTCTGTATACACACGAGCGACTCGATGGGAAAACCCGCCCCTACTTGTTCACTTCTCCCGCTCCGCGAGAAGCGATGCACCGAGGACTTGGATGAATTGGTTGTTTAAATTGGTGCGTTACGGCGCAGATTCAAATCTGCTTTTTTAAAAAACTTACTCGCACCTAGCGCACCCTACTAATGTTATCTTTTTCCTTTATACCGAAAATTGGATTTTCAGTATCTTCTTTCCAGCGTTGAGGATTTTCCAGAACGTATTGTCGAATTTGTTCTAAGGCGCGTTCGTCGCGAATAATATGTTCGTAATAGTTGCGCTGCCAAACCGGAACATTCCGCATTTTACGCATTTGATTAATGCGACGCGCAGAAAAGGTTTTAAAACCCCGCACAATCTCGCTTAAACTCTTGGCTTTTGGGGTTATAACATCGGTTAATTCAATAATACCATGAAGATGGTTTGGCATAATTGTAAAAACATCTAATTTCACTCGCTCGTGATGGCGTTCCAAATTTTCCCAGAAAGTTTTAACCGTTTTTCCATAGAGGTTTAAGTGCATTTCTCCATTCACGATTTCGCCGAAAAGAGGTTCGCGATTGTGAAGGCATAGCGTCAGAAAATAGGCACCGGGCGACGCATAATCGTATCCCGGCAGGCGAATCGAACGACGATGGTGAATTTCTGGGTTATACCGCGTGGGTTTGGACATTGGTAGGGGCAGGTTTACCTAAAATCTCTGGTTTCATTTTATCAAATTCATTTGAAAACCTGCCCCTCGCCTTGATGAAACCGAAAAATTGGGCGGGTTTTTAGATTCGATTTGGCACGGGGGAACGATAGGTTTTGGATAAACCCGCCACTACCAATTGCCGGGATTATTCCTTGAAATCGGAAAATTGGGCGGGTTTTTAGATTCAATTTGGCGAGGGGGAACAATAGGTTTTGGATAAACCCGCCCCTACGAATAAAAAAATTTCGCGCTTCGCGCGATGGCAGAGGGTGAGGATTTTGTTCTCTAGTTTAACGCCTGCAAGCAAGCGCGCGCTCCTGCCATAATTTCTATAATCAAGAGACGACCTGGATTTAACTGGAGTGTTTTGTATGGTTTCATCAGAACTCATCTCGACCTTGAAAAAGCTGAGTCGTTTGGATAAGTTTCAGATCGTGCAAATCCTCATCTCGGAACTCGCACAACAAGAATCAGAACTAATTCAGCCCAACCAATCTTATCCAATCTGGTCGCCCTACGATGCGTTTGAGGTAGCAGATACGATGTTGAAAGTTTTAAATGCAGCCAAAGCTGAAGACGATGCCTAACTCCGAGCCATATCCATCCAAAAGTTTCTGAATCAGCCTATTTTTAGGGAAGGGGAGAACTCAAAGATAAAAATATTTGTGCGTTGGTCGATCCAATGATTGCCAGTGATTGCCAGAAGGTGGCAGGATATGGCATAAAAGACAGATTCCTCCATCCCGGACGCAGAAGTTAATCTTTATTAAGATTTCGATCGCATCGAGTCCTTTGCGGTTTGTCATATTGTAATGAAGATCGTTCGTCGAGTCGCAGAATAACGCATTATTATGAATAAACCACGGTCGCAAAACTCCCTCAGAAATCGCTTGCTCCCCCAGCAGCACGATCGCGCCGAAATTGCCAGCGATCGCGAATCGACTTCTTTTTTCGAGCCTTACAACTCTAGCGCGATCGATGCCTTCGATCGCCCTGTCGTCCTGCGTCAGTCCCCCGCTTGGTCGCGCGCTATCGTCTGGACGATCGTCGGCGTGGTAACGTTGGGCGTAACCTGGGCTTACTTTACTAAAATCGAACAGGTGATTCCCGCCCAAGGTCAACTCAAACCGGAAGGAACGGTTAAGGAAGTTCAAGCGCCACAAGAAGGGGTGGTACAGGCAGTCTACGTCGAAGACGGTCAGCCCGTCGAACCGGGAGATTTATTGGTTCGCTTCGATTCGAGCGCCGAACTCGCAAAAGTCGATGCGATGAAGAAGCAGCGCGAGGCGTTGAACAAGGAAAACCAACTCTATCGCAGTTTACTCTCCTCGCCCGGTAGTGCGAGCTTACAGACAAGCTTAGCGAGTTTGAAACTGCCGCCGCAAATTCTCGCCCTCACTAGCGATCGCGAAGCATTAGTGCGGGAAAATCAGACCTTTCGCGCGCAATTAGCCGGAACGCAAGGCGAAGATGCGGCGCGCGTTCGTGCTGCTCGTGTGGAAGCGGAATCTCGCCGTCGCG
Coding sequences within it:
- a CDS encoding transposase; amino-acid sequence: MSKPTRYNPEIHHRRSIRLPGYDYASPGAYFLTLCLHNREPLFGEIVNGEMHLNLYGKTVKTFWENLERHHERVKLDVFTIMPNHLHGIIELTDVITPKAKSLSEIVRGFKTFSARRINQMRKMRNVPVWQRNYYEHIIRDERALEQIRQYVLENPQRWKEDTENPIFGIKEKDNISRVR